A window of Amycolatopsis australiensis contains these coding sequences:
- a CDS encoding G1 family glutamic endopeptidase, with amino-acid sequence MARFFSSRAVRMLTVTAAAAAGLAVSGTAHGAVFGAHFHGHQFAGGNWGGYVSFGSFTTATASWTEPAVTCNSTNDLFAPWVGIDGDGSSTVEQTGVETDCASGSPVYSAWYEMYPAAPVYYNVSVSAGDHITATVTRTATNTYRLDLSDTTKGWSKSTTKSLTSRHASAEAIIESPTDSYPSISGGVKFTGVKFNGTNLASTNPSALDADDRGTYTWIPGAIGSDGQSFTISRH; translated from the coding sequence ATGGCCAGGTTCTTCTCTTCGCGCGCTGTCCGCATGCTCACCGTTACCGCCGCCGCGGCGGCCGGCCTGGCCGTCTCCGGCACGGCCCACGGCGCCGTCTTCGGTGCGCACTTCCACGGTCACCAGTTCGCCGGTGGCAACTGGGGTGGCTACGTCAGCTTCGGCAGCTTCACCACGGCCACGGCGAGCTGGACGGAACCGGCGGTGACCTGCAACTCCACCAACGACCTGTTCGCGCCGTGGGTCGGCATCGACGGCGACGGATCGTCCACAGTGGAACAGACCGGCGTCGAGACCGACTGCGCCAGCGGGAGCCCGGTGTACTCCGCCTGGTACGAGATGTACCCGGCCGCGCCGGTGTACTACAACGTCTCGGTCAGCGCCGGCGACCACATCACCGCGACCGTGACGCGCACCGCCACCAACACCTACCGGCTGGACCTGTCCGACACGACCAAGGGCTGGTCCAAGTCGACGACGAAGTCGCTGACGTCGAGGCACGCGTCGGCGGAGGCGATCATCGAGTCGCCGACCGACTCGTACCCCTCGATCTCCGGCGGCGTGAAGTTCACCGGCGTCAAGTTCAACGGGACGAACCTGGCCTCGACGAACCCGTCCGCGCTCGACGCCGACGACCGCGGCACCTACACGTGGATCCCGGGCGCCATCGGCTCGGACGGCCAGAGCTTCACCATCTCGCGCCACTAG
- a CDS encoding ATP-binding protein codes for MWLTTPRPTSVSVRSGPARLTGRDTELDAIVAVLRRRPAAVLIEGEPGMGRTRLLAEIGRRKEFGGGRVLTGACQPLREPFPYGPVLEALRSVGDAPLGPLSPVAGVLRPLLPELAEALPPRPEPLADPVAERHRVFRAVRELLHACGPALVLIDDLQWADEDTRDLMRFLAGAMPPELAVVATYRSTTDVRPGPLGTPFRTDPAVHSARVALGALDAAAVRRLAVEILELPRVTDEFAAKLHECTAGIPFVVEETLRALREAAERLPVGEVLSDRMLENLEVPVLLREAVTERLSALPEPAVRLAGAAAVLGVGAEAAVLGELAGLSEDTLRGALLAALSGGVLGEVGDSKYGFRHPLARKAVYDTVSGPERALLHAQAIRVLAAQPSPPLTLLARHSRAAGRVDQWRHYAEAAADEAVTRGETSRAIDLLQSVLAEPGPAQADIGRVAGKLSQVALRGFRPDVIGTLQRVLEEVALPPSVRGSIRLSLGMLQVRTIGGLGRGRLEVERAIGELTDRPDLAARGITLLAQPIDGLTPLSWHETWRARANEVYERLDDPELRLALTVDRIAAASHVGDGSAWAEFEALSDTVGTVAERVQLARLWCNLADGQSWAGHLERADRLVTEGVRRATDAGALYAIGLIQGTRVRLDWVRGRWTGLAEAAEQLRDSYPELGPIVMESSLVLGGLAAVRGEFAAAQRHLAAASVHAPDRGPIPVVLSAAGVLISVLLATDDVDGACAAADTAVAAAGRKGVWIWAAALVPAAAQAYARAGRWPEADNVVEAFARGIEGRDAPVAAAALVAGRAVLLEARGKHLAAAALFDEAASGYSALPMPYPATAMRERAAMCRLAAGNREAVEELTASAEAYEQLGATRDAGRCRHQLREHGAWAPSQRGRRGYGSELSPREREVARMLAEGRTNREIADGLFLSPRTVEQHVAKVLRKLGARSRTDVARKLPSDMTAAPAS; via the coding sequence ATGTGGCTCACGACCCCCCGTCCCACCTCGGTCTCCGTCCGGTCCGGACCCGCCCGGCTGACCGGCCGCGACACCGAGCTGGACGCCATCGTCGCCGTGCTCCGGCGGCGCCCGGCCGCCGTGCTGATCGAGGGCGAGCCCGGCATGGGCCGCACCCGGCTGCTCGCCGAGATCGGGCGCCGCAAGGAGTTCGGCGGCGGCCGCGTGCTCACCGGCGCCTGCCAGCCGCTGCGGGAACCGTTTCCCTACGGGCCCGTCCTGGAAGCGCTTCGCTCGGTCGGCGACGCGCCCCTCGGCCCGCTCAGCCCGGTCGCCGGCGTGCTGCGGCCGTTGCTGCCGGAGCTCGCGGAAGCGCTTCCTCCGCGTCCCGAACCCCTCGCCGACCCGGTGGCCGAGCGCCACCGCGTGTTCCGCGCCGTGCGGGAGCTGCTCCACGCGTGCGGACCGGCCCTCGTGCTGATCGACGACCTCCAGTGGGCCGACGAGGACACCCGCGACCTCATGCGGTTCCTCGCCGGCGCGATGCCGCCGGAGCTGGCGGTGGTCGCCACCTACCGGTCGACGACCGACGTCCGCCCGGGCCCGCTCGGCACGCCGTTCCGGACCGACCCGGCCGTCCACTCCGCCCGGGTCGCGCTGGGCGCGCTCGACGCCGCCGCGGTGCGCAGACTCGCCGTCGAAATCCTCGAACTGCCCCGGGTCACCGACGAGTTCGCGGCGAAGCTGCACGAATGCACCGCCGGGATCCCGTTCGTGGTCGAAGAAACCCTGCGCGCCCTGCGGGAGGCGGCCGAGCGGTTGCCGGTCGGCGAAGTCCTGTCCGACCGGATGCTGGAGAACCTCGAAGTCCCGGTGCTGCTGCGGGAGGCCGTCACCGAACGGCTTTCCGCGCTGCCCGAGCCCGCCGTGCGCCTCGCGGGCGCGGCGGCGGTGCTCGGGGTCGGCGCCGAAGCCGCGGTGCTCGGCGAGCTGGCCGGGCTGTCCGAAGACACGCTGCGCGGTGCGCTGCTCGCCGCGTTGTCCGGCGGAGTACTCGGCGAAGTGGGCGACAGCAAGTACGGCTTCCGGCATCCTTTGGCACGCAAGGCGGTCTACGACACCGTGAGTGGGCCCGAACGCGCGTTGCTGCACGCGCAGGCGATCCGCGTACTCGCCGCCCAGCCGTCACCGCCGCTCACACTGCTGGCGCGGCACTCCCGCGCGGCAGGGCGTGTCGACCAGTGGCGTCACTACGCCGAAGCGGCCGCCGACGAAGCCGTGACGCGCGGCGAGACGTCCCGCGCGATCGACCTGCTCCAGTCGGTGCTCGCCGAACCCGGCCCCGCCCAGGCGGACATCGGGCGCGTGGCGGGCAAGCTGAGCCAGGTCGCGTTGCGCGGCTTCCGCCCCGACGTGATCGGCACCCTGCAACGCGTCCTCGAAGAGGTGGCGCTGCCGCCGTCGGTCCGCGGCTCGATCCGGCTGAGCCTCGGCATGCTGCAGGTCCGGACCATCGGCGGGCTCGGCCGCGGCCGGCTCGAGGTGGAGCGTGCGATCGGCGAGCTGACCGACCGGCCCGACCTCGCCGCGCGCGGGATCACGCTGCTCGCCCAGCCGATCGACGGGCTGACGCCGTTGTCCTGGCACGAAACCTGGCGGGCGCGGGCGAACGAGGTCTACGAGCGGCTCGACGACCCCGAGCTGCGGCTCGCGCTGACCGTCGACCGCATCGCGGCCGCGTCGCACGTCGGCGACGGCTCGGCGTGGGCCGAGTTCGAGGCGCTCTCGGACACCGTCGGCACGGTCGCCGAGCGCGTCCAGCTGGCCCGGTTGTGGTGCAACCTCGCCGACGGCCAGTCGTGGGCCGGGCACCTGGAACGCGCGGACCGGCTGGTGACCGAAGGCGTCCGGCGCGCGACCGACGCGGGCGCGCTGTACGCGATCGGCCTGATCCAGGGCACCCGCGTCCGGCTCGACTGGGTACGCGGGCGCTGGACCGGGCTGGCCGAGGCCGCCGAGCAGCTGCGGGACAGCTACCCCGAGCTGGGGCCGATCGTCATGGAGTCCTCGCTGGTGCTCGGCGGGCTCGCCGCGGTGCGCGGGGAGTTCGCCGCCGCGCAACGGCACCTGGCGGCGGCCAGCGTCCACGCGCCGGACCGGGGCCCGATCCCGGTGGTGCTCTCGGCGGCCGGAGTGCTGATTTCGGTGCTGCTGGCGACCGACGACGTCGACGGCGCCTGCGCGGCGGCCGACACGGCGGTGGCCGCGGCCGGCCGCAAGGGCGTCTGGATCTGGGCGGCCGCGCTCGTCCCGGCGGCGGCGCAGGCGTACGCGCGGGCCGGCCGCTGGCCGGAGGCGGACAACGTGGTCGAGGCGTTCGCGCGGGGCATCGAGGGCCGGGACGCGCCGGTGGCCGCGGCGGCGCTGGTGGCGGGCCGGGCGGTGCTGCTCGAAGCCCGCGGGAAGCACCTGGCCGCGGCGGCGCTGTTCGACGAAGCCGCATCGGGGTACTCCGCGCTGCCGATGCCCTACCCGGCGACGGCGATGCGCGAACGCGCCGCGATGTGCCGCCTGGCGGCGGGCAACCGGGAAGCCGTCGAGGAACTGACGGCGTCGGCCGAGGCGTACGAACAGCTGGGCGCGACGCGTGACGCGGGCCGGTGCCGCCACCAGCTGCGTGAACACGGCGCCTGGGCCCCTTCGCAACGCGGCCGGCGCGGGTACGGCAGCGAGCTGTCGCCGCGGGAACGCGAAGTCGCGCGGATGCTGGCGGAAGGCCGGACGAACCGGGAGATCGCGGACGGCCTGTTCCTCTCGCCGCGCACGGTGGAACAGCACGTCGCGAAGGTGCTCCGCAAGCTCGGGGCCCGCTCACGCACGGACGTGGCCCGCAAGCTCCCGAGCGACATGACCGCCGCCCCGGCGTCCTGA
- a CDS encoding SsgA family sporulation/cell division regulator, translating into MHTDAVHQSQFVVLNESTTPVLSRLSYHAHEPFAVTVAFRTERGRWIEWTFARDLLVSGLDEPAGLGDVRIRPDLSEDEDFVTLEIESPDGYASFELECEDIRTFLEASYELVPLGEESAHFDVDGLIEEISNV; encoded by the coding sequence GTGCACACCGACGCCGTACACCAGAGCCAGTTCGTGGTGCTGAACGAGAGCACCACGCCCGTCCTGTCCCGCCTGTCCTACCACGCCCACGAGCCGTTCGCGGTCACCGTGGCGTTCCGGACCGAGCGCGGCCGGTGGATCGAGTGGACCTTCGCGCGTGACCTCCTCGTGTCCGGCCTCGACGAGCCGGCGGGCCTCGGCGACGTCCGGATCCGGCCGGACCTGTCCGAGGACGAGGACTTCGTGACGCTGGAAATCGAGTCACCGGACGGCTATGCGTCGTTCGAGCTGGAGTGCGAGGACATCCGGACGTTCCTCGAGGCGTCCTACGAGCTGGTGCCGCTCGGCGAGGAGAGCGCGCACTTCGACGTCGACGGGCTGATCGAGGAGATCAGCAACGTCTGA
- a CDS encoding FadR/GntR family transcriptional regulator: MGGVDTEQVWSATVDRLRARIDSGDLPPGSRLPAERVLCEELGISRGSLRQALRVLDSIGYVQIRAGSGTYVREQREQPLRTWFTEHDQLVEKLFDLRATVEPTLAERLARQASPKTVSRLEDNVAEMAQAAADGDMLHVIAADAEFHRVIAQNAGNDDVAGLLRSVLALVGEERRAALRLPGQIRKAVDDHRAILDAIRRSDPAAARELTLKHLLDAKSYAHDFAAHPEGST, translated from the coding sequence ATGGGCGGCGTGGACACCGAGCAGGTCTGGAGCGCGACCGTCGACCGGCTGCGGGCGCGGATCGACTCCGGGGACCTGCCGCCCGGCAGCCGGCTGCCCGCCGAGCGCGTTCTCTGCGAGGAGCTCGGCATCAGCCGGGGTTCGCTGCGGCAGGCGCTGCGCGTTCTCGACTCCATCGGCTACGTCCAGATCCGCGCCGGCTCCGGCACCTACGTCCGTGAGCAGCGGGAACAGCCGCTGCGGACCTGGTTCACCGAGCACGACCAGCTCGTCGAAAAGCTCTTCGACCTGCGGGCGACCGTCGAGCCCACCCTCGCCGAACGGCTCGCGCGGCAGGCGAGCCCCAAGACCGTCAGCCGGCTCGAGGACAACGTCGCCGAGATGGCGCAGGCCGCCGCCGACGGGGACATGCTGCACGTCATCGCCGCCGATGCCGAGTTTCACCGGGTCATCGCCCAGAACGCCGGGAACGACGACGTCGCCGGGCTGCTGCGCTCCGTGCTCGCCCTGGTCGGCGAGGAGCGCCGCGCCGCGCTGCGGCTGCCCGGGCAGATCCGCAAGGCCGTCGACGACCACCGGGCCATCCTCGACGCCATCCGCCGCTCCGATCCCGCCGCAGCCCGCGAGCTGACCCTCAAGCACCTGCTCGACGCCAAGTCCTACGCCCACGACTTCGCCGCGCACCCTGAAGGGTCCACTTAG
- a CDS encoding sulfite exporter TauE/SafE family protein, translated as MTWWHALIVVVAGVWAGTINAVVGSGTLVTFPVLVALGFSPVTATTSNAIGLAPGTLSGAWGYRHELTGYWRQTARFAVASFLGAIGGTILLLSLPKDAFEAVVPVLVGLAVILVIIQPKVSKWVAERREHNGTEHKPGPLLMFFIFLIGIYGGYFTAAQGVMLMAVMGMLLSEPLQKLNGVKNVLAAVVNVVAGVIYAFVAPISWPVVLWLAVGSTAGGFLGAKIGRKLPPAVLRGVIVVIGVAAVIQLVVKQFSG; from the coding sequence ATGACGTGGTGGCACGCCTTGATCGTCGTGGTCGCCGGGGTCTGGGCCGGGACCATCAACGCCGTGGTCGGGTCGGGGACGCTCGTCACCTTCCCCGTTCTCGTCGCGCTCGGCTTCTCGCCCGTGACCGCCACCACCTCCAACGCCATCGGGCTCGCGCCCGGCACCCTCAGCGGCGCCTGGGGTTACCGGCACGAGCTCACCGGCTACTGGCGGCAGACCGCCCGGTTCGCCGTCGCTTCCTTCCTCGGCGCCATCGGCGGCACCATCCTGCTGCTCTCGCTGCCGAAGGACGCCTTCGAAGCCGTCGTGCCCGTGCTCGTCGGGCTCGCCGTGATCCTCGTGATCATTCAGCCGAAAGTGTCGAAGTGGGTCGCGGAGCGGCGGGAGCACAACGGCACCGAGCACAAGCCCGGCCCGCTGCTGATGTTCTTCATCTTCCTCATCGGCATCTACGGCGGGTACTTCACCGCCGCGCAGGGCGTGATGCTGATGGCCGTCATGGGGATGCTGCTCTCGGAACCCCTGCAGAAGCTCAACGGCGTCAAGAACGTGCTCGCCGCCGTCGTCAACGTCGTCGCCGGGGTGATCTACGCCTTCGTCGCGCCGATCAGCTGGCCCGTCGTCCTGTGGCTGGCCGTCGGCTCCACCGCCGGCGGCTTCCTCGGCGCGAAGATCGGCCGGAAGCTGCCGCCGGCGGTGCTGCGCGGCGTGATCGTCGTGATCGGCGTCGCCGCCGTGATCCAGCTCGTCGTCAAGCAGTTCAGCGGCTGA
- a CDS encoding S1 family peptidase, whose amino-acid sequence MKIARLFGAAAAAVMTTGALVAVAVPASGQDLLNPDIVPAMQRDLGLTHDQVLTRLKNEDVANKVTEAVRAALGDAFGGATYNAATGKAHVLTTNAAAVGKIREAGAEAEVVKFSARQLDSTVDTLNRAEKAAPAAVTGWGVDSATNRVTVSIVAGQRGAAGAFLAKSGVDTAAVTIVETAAQPSLYANIRGGDAYYIGGSSRCSVGFSTTTGFLTAGHCAALTGGGSLTGSNGASLGSWGRYSFPTNDYAAVRTNSNWTPLAQMNNGTAVRGSSNAATGTSVCKAGSTTGWTCGTIGAKNQTVRYSEGTVYGMTATNVRSAAGDSGGGFIAGNYAQGVLSGGNTTVTYFFPIGAALSGTGTTLKTS is encoded by the coding sequence ATGAAGATCGCCAGACTCTTCGGTGCCGCTGCCGCCGCGGTGATGACGACCGGTGCGCTCGTCGCGGTCGCCGTCCCCGCCTCGGGCCAGGACCTGCTGAACCCGGACATCGTGCCCGCCATGCAGCGCGACCTCGGCCTGACCCACGACCAGGTGCTGACGCGGCTCAAGAACGAGGACGTCGCGAACAAGGTCACCGAAGCCGTCCGCGCAGCGCTCGGCGACGCCTTCGGCGGCGCCACCTACAACGCGGCCACGGGCAAGGCGCACGTGCTCACGACGAACGCCGCGGCGGTCGGCAAGATCCGCGAAGCCGGCGCCGAAGCCGAAGTCGTCAAGTTCAGCGCCCGCCAGCTGGACTCCACTGTGGACACCCTGAACCGGGCCGAAAAGGCCGCGCCCGCCGCGGTGACCGGCTGGGGCGTGGACTCTGCCACCAACCGCGTCACCGTTTCGATCGTGGCGGGCCAGCGCGGCGCCGCCGGTGCCTTCCTCGCGAAGTCCGGTGTGGACACCGCGGCGGTCACGATCGTGGAAACGGCCGCGCAGCCTTCGCTGTACGCCAACATCCGCGGCGGGGACGCGTACTACATCGGTGGTTCGTCGCGCTGCTCGGTCGGGTTCTCGACCACCACGGGCTTCCTCACCGCCGGCCACTGCGCCGCCCTCACCGGTGGCGGCTCGCTGACCGGCTCGAACGGTGCTTCCCTCGGTTCGTGGGGCCGCTACAGCTTCCCGACGAACGACTACGCGGCGGTCCGGACGAACAGCAACTGGACCCCGCTGGCGCAGATGAACAACGGCACCGCCGTGCGCGGCTCGTCCAACGCCGCGACCGGCACGTCGGTCTGCAAGGCCGGCTCGACCACCGGCTGGACCTGCGGCACGATCGGCGCGAAGAACCAGACCGTCCGCTACTCCGAGGGCACGGTGTACGGGATGACCGCGACCAACGTCCGCTCGGCGGCCGGTGACTCCGGCGGCGGCTTCATCGCCGGCAACTACGCGCAGGGCGTCCTGTCCGGCGGCAACACGACCGTGACGTACTTCTTCCCGATCGGTGCCGCGCTGTCCGGCACCGGGACCACGCTCAAGACCAGCTGA
- a CDS encoding beta-ketoacyl-ACP synthase III — protein MSAAAAVLTGIGASLPAKVLDNDEIAARLDTSDEWIRTRTGIRERRVAGPGESTVDLAVGAGREALGGGSADAVVLATSTPDQPCPASAPQVAARLGLGTAAAFDVNAVCSGFVYALATSAGLIAGGIAERVLVIGADTFTTLIDPGDRTTVPIFGDGAGAVLLRAGDPGEPGAFGPFDLHSEGEHAGLLWVEAGGARKRLPDEPGEAFLAMQGTAVFRHACARMAESSRTVLERAGWMVGDVDRFVGHQANIRILQATAKQLGMPADAVVANIDRVGNTSAASIPLALADARADGTLAPGHRVLLSAFGAGLTWGSTVLRWPDLGQPS, from the coding sequence GTGTCCGCAGCTGCCGCCGTGCTGACCGGGATCGGTGCGTCGTTGCCGGCGAAAGTCCTGGACAACGACGAGATCGCCGCCCGGCTCGACACCTCGGACGAGTGGATCCGGACCCGCACCGGCATCCGTGAGCGCCGCGTCGCGGGCCCCGGCGAGTCCACTGTGGACCTCGCCGTCGGGGCGGGGCGCGAGGCGCTCGGCGGCGGCTCCGCCGACGCGGTCGTCCTCGCCACCTCGACGCCCGACCAGCCCTGCCCGGCCAGCGCGCCGCAGGTCGCCGCCCGGCTCGGGCTCGGCACGGCCGCGGCCTTCGACGTCAACGCCGTGTGCAGCGGGTTCGTCTACGCGCTGGCCACCTCGGCCGGCCTCATCGCGGGCGGTATCGCCGAGCGCGTCCTCGTGATCGGCGCCGACACGTTCACCACGCTCATCGACCCCGGTGACCGCACGACCGTCCCGATCTTCGGCGACGGCGCGGGAGCGGTCCTGCTGCGCGCGGGCGACCCCGGCGAGCCCGGCGCGTTCGGGCCGTTCGACCTGCACAGCGAGGGCGAGCACGCCGGCCTGCTGTGGGTCGAGGCAGGCGGCGCCCGGAAGCGGCTGCCGGACGAGCCGGGCGAGGCGTTCCTCGCCATGCAGGGCACCGCGGTGTTCCGGCACGCGTGCGCGCGGATGGCCGAGTCGTCGCGGACCGTGCTGGAGCGGGCGGGCTGGATGGTCGGCGACGTCGACCGGTTCGTCGGGCACCAGGCGAACATCCGGATCCTGCAGGCGACGGCGAAGCAGCTCGGCATGCCGGCCGACGCCGTCGTCGCCAACATCGACCGGGTCGGCAACACCAGCGCCGCGTCCATCCCGCTCGCGCTGGCCGACGCCCGCGCCGACGGCACCCTCGCGCCCGGCCACCGCGTGCTGCTCAGCGCGTTCGGCGCGGGCCTGACCTGGGGTTCGACGGTGCTGCGCTGGCCCGATCTGGGTCAGCCGTCCTGA
- a CDS encoding adenylate/guanylate cyclase domain-containing protein, with product MRKIAVGNFRVVLRTSLGFAGLGVGSSVAGAGVVALLLLLQGLPNDVGDRGWVLGLTAAGIVAVALLVGTLWTAFLQRRTAIWFVFGRPPSESEARRALRLPFDMAVVSGTLWLAGTAILSVLAGVLGSARDAVGMATVIGLGGLTTVGLTYLAAEWVARPVMTIALDVLPPRGSLPVTVLTRLVVTWALASGVPFVGVLLTATPPDLGSANHTASLVMLSVIGLAVGAIGTALLARAVAAPLHRLRVALDEIARGNTDVTVDVDDSSEIGMLQTSVNQLAAGLREQARMRDLFGRHVGADVARHALEYGASLSGDVREVTALFVDVVDSTALAYRTPPEELVGKLNRLFAAVVSAVNARGGLVNKFQGDAALCIFGAPTRLADAPTAALAAARTIRDAVRENGELDLGIGVSTGPVFAGQLGTSSRLEYTVIGDAVNEAARLTELAKAVPSRILASDAVVSAALPSEAAHWEKHGELELRGRQEPTPTWTAGTAAQDG from the coding sequence GTGCGCAAGATCGCCGTGGGGAACTTCCGGGTGGTACTGCGCACCAGCCTGGGCTTCGCCGGGCTGGGCGTCGGCTCCAGCGTCGCCGGGGCCGGGGTGGTCGCGCTGCTCCTGCTGCTGCAGGGCCTGCCGAACGACGTCGGCGACCGCGGCTGGGTGCTGGGCCTGACCGCGGCCGGGATCGTCGCGGTCGCGCTGCTCGTCGGAACACTGTGGACGGCCTTCCTGCAGCGGCGCACCGCGATCTGGTTCGTGTTCGGCCGCCCGCCGTCGGAGAGCGAGGCCCGGCGCGCGTTGCGGCTGCCCTTCGACATGGCCGTCGTCAGCGGCACGCTCTGGCTGGCCGGCACCGCCATCCTCAGCGTGCTGGCCGGCGTGCTCGGCTCGGCCCGGGACGCCGTGGGCATGGCGACGGTGATCGGGCTCGGCGGCCTCACCACCGTCGGGCTCACCTACCTCGCCGCCGAGTGGGTGGCCCGGCCGGTGATGACGATCGCGCTGGACGTCCTGCCGCCGCGCGGCTCACTGCCGGTCACCGTGCTGACGCGGCTGGTCGTCACCTGGGCGCTGGCCAGCGGCGTCCCGTTCGTCGGCGTCCTCCTCACCGCGACGCCGCCGGACCTCGGCTCGGCCAACCACACCGCGAGCCTGGTCATGCTGTCGGTGATCGGGCTGGCCGTCGGCGCGATCGGCACCGCGCTGCTGGCGCGGGCCGTCGCGGCGCCGCTGCACCGGCTGCGCGTGGCGCTCGACGAGATCGCCCGCGGCAACACCGACGTCACCGTCGACGTCGACGACTCCAGCGAGATCGGCATGCTCCAGACGTCGGTGAACCAGCTGGCCGCCGGCCTGCGCGAGCAGGCGCGGATGCGGGACCTGTTCGGCAGGCACGTCGGCGCCGACGTCGCCCGGCACGCGCTGGAGTACGGCGCGTCCCTGTCCGGTGACGTCCGCGAGGTGACCGCACTGTTCGTCGACGTCGTCGACTCGACCGCGCTCGCCTACCGCACCCCGCCGGAGGAGCTGGTCGGGAAGCTCAACCGGCTGTTCGCCGCCGTCGTCTCCGCGGTCAACGCGCGTGGCGGGCTGGTCAACAAGTTCCAGGGCGACGCCGCGTTGTGCATCTTCGGCGCCCCGACCCGGCTCGCGGACGCGCCGACCGCCGCGCTGGCCGCGGCCCGCACGATCCGGGACGCGGTGCGCGAGAACGGCGAGCTCGACCTCGGCATCGGCGTCTCGACCGGCCCGGTGTTCGCCGGGCAGCTCGGCACCAGCAGCCGGCTGGAGTACACCGTGATCGGGGACGCGGTCAACGAGGCCGCGCGGCTCACCGAGCTGGCCAAGGCGGTGCCGTCACGCATCCTCGCCAGCGACGCCGTCGTCTCCGCGGCGCTGCCCAGCGAGGCTGCGCACTGGGAGAAGCACGGCGAGCTGGAGCTGCGCGGCCGCCAGGAGCCGACCCCGACCTGGACGGCCGGCACGGCCGCTCAGGACGGCTGA
- a CDS encoding FBP domain-containing protein codes for MDPLGQDEIRASFVNCTRGEAKGVTLPARAAEIPWERREFLGWRDPKAPSRAYLVLPYGGEVVGLALRAAAPPKSRLRSNICGFCTTAHGLADITLFSGRRAGKLGREGNTLGIYACGNLACCQYLRGELKSDVPQPYETLTLEERVARLEANLHKFVARVLESR; via the coding sequence ATGGACCCACTCGGCCAAGACGAGATCCGGGCCTCGTTCGTCAACTGCACCCGCGGCGAGGCCAAGGGCGTGACGCTGCCCGCCCGGGCCGCCGAAATCCCCTGGGAGCGCCGCGAGTTCCTCGGCTGGCGCGACCCGAAGGCGCCGTCGCGCGCCTACCTCGTGCTGCCGTACGGCGGCGAGGTGGTCGGGCTCGCGCTACGGGCGGCGGCGCCGCCGAAGTCGCGCCTGCGCAGCAACATCTGCGGCTTCTGCACGACGGCACACGGGCTCGCCGACATCACGCTGTTCTCCGGCAGGCGCGCCGGGAAGCTCGGCCGCGAAGGCAACACGCTGGGCATCTACGCGTGCGGCAACCTGGCCTGCTGCCAGTACTTGCGCGGGGAGCTGAAGTCCGACGTGCCCCAGCCGTACGAGACGCTCACCCTGGAGGAGCGGGTCGCGCGGCTGGAGGCGAACCTGCACAAGTTCGTCGCGCGCGTGCTGGAGTCCCGCTAG
- a CDS encoding DUF1345 domain-containing protein produces MGVVVATLVLQVALPDDMALHPWWLLPAVSVLLVVALLLVNPGRMSQFSAVERTIALLLVATVTVVNAASAVGLVYGIATGTVGDRAGAVLVTGGVVYWTNIVVFSLWYWEFDRGGPGRRAAGRAQFPDLQFPQMADPGLANQDWEPSYLDYLYFSFTNAAAFSPTDVMPLRIWAKMTMMLQAAVSLVLAVMVVAWAINNLK; encoded by the coding sequence ATGGGCGTCGTCGTCGCCACCCTCGTGCTGCAGGTCGCCCTGCCCGACGACATGGCGTTGCACCCGTGGTGGCTGCTGCCTGCCGTGTCCGTGCTGCTCGTGGTGGCCCTGCTGCTGGTCAACCCGGGCCGGATGTCGCAGTTCAGCGCCGTCGAGCGGACCATCGCGCTGCTGCTCGTCGCGACCGTGACCGTGGTGAACGCCGCGTCCGCCGTCGGTCTCGTCTACGGCATCGCGACCGGCACCGTCGGCGACCGCGCCGGTGCCGTGCTGGTCACCGGCGGGGTCGTCTACTGGACGAACATCGTGGTCTTCTCCCTCTGGTACTGGGAGTTCGACCGGGGTGGCCCGGGCAGGCGGGCCGCGGGCCGGGCGCAGTTCCCGGACCTGCAGTTCCCGCAGATGGCCGATCCCGGACTGGCGAACCAGGACTGGGAACCGTCCTACCTGGACTACCTGTACTTCTCGTTCACCAACGCGGCGGCCTTCAGCCCCACCGACGTCATGCCCCTGCGGATCTGGGCGAAGATGACGATGATGCTGCAGGCCGCCGTCTCGCTGGTGCTGGCGGTGATGGTCGTCGCGTGGGCGATCAACAACCTGAAATGA
- a CDS encoding Lrp/AsnC family transcriptional regulator: protein MQTPDLDQLDIAILACLQADARTIAETIGAKVGLSAAAVQRRIKRLREAGVIEREVAVLSPEALGLSMTFVVMVEMERENLAVLDAFRRQVLADDCVQQCYYVTGNADFVLIVTCPDMAGFEAFTRRMFFDNPNVRHFTTSVAMDRVKVGLNLPLGP, encoded by the coding sequence GTGCAGACTCCCGACCTCGACCAGCTGGACATCGCCATCCTCGCCTGCCTCCAGGCGGACGCGCGCACCATCGCCGAGACGATCGGCGCGAAGGTCGGGCTCTCGGCCGCGGCGGTGCAACGGCGGATCAAGCGGCTGCGCGAGGCGGGCGTCATCGAGCGCGAGGTGGCGGTGCTGTCCCCGGAGGCGCTCGGGCTGAGCATGACGTTCGTGGTGATGGTCGAGATGGAACGCGAGAACCTGGCGGTCCTCGACGCGTTCCGCCGCCAGGTCCTCGCCGACGACTGCGTCCAGCAGTGCTACTACGTCACCGGCAACGCCGACTTCGTGCTGATCGTGACGTGCCCGGACATGGCCGGGTTCGAGGCCTTCACCCGCCGGATGTTCTTCGACAACCCGAACGTCCGGCACTTCACGACGAGCGTGGCGATGGACCGGGTCAAGGTCGGCCTGAACCTGCCGCTGGGGCCGTGA